The proteins below come from a single Vitis vinifera cultivar Pinot Noir 40024 chromosome 9, ASM3070453v1 genomic window:
- the LOC100246317 gene encoding protein HOTHEAD, whose product MDLVGAVKLFLLCSLLWLSAITSCQGKENSSEYPYPFIRRASSFSSSSPSASLSGSHNTYDYIIVGGGTAGCPLAATLSQNFSVLLLERGGAPFDNVNVSYLKNFHISLADTSPTSASQAFISTDGVFNSRARVLGGGTCINAGFYTRASTRYIEEAGWDAKLVNESYPWIERQIVQQPKLAPWQKALRDGLLEVGISPFNGFTFDHLYGTKVGGTIFDEFGKRHTAADLLAEGNPEKLSVLIYAKVQKIMFNTTAKRPKAVGVIFKDENGNQHQAFLAERRGSEIILSCGAIGSPQMLMLSGIGPKAELKKFNISVVLNNRFVGKGLSDNPLNTVFVPTDRPVEQSLIQTVGITKRGVYIEASSGFGQSSDSIRYDHGMMSAEIGQLSTIPPRQRTAQAIQDYAAGKQFLPHEAFMGGFILEKIASPFSKGHLKLINTNVDDNPSITFNYFSHPYDLQRCVEGIRMMEKIVRTQHFMNYTQCDDTTLDKLLNMSVKANINLVPKHTNDTKSMEQFCKDTVITIWHYHGGCHVGKVVDHKYKVLGVHRLRVIDGSTFRESPGTNPQATVMMMGRYMGLKILRERLGAAAGV is encoded by the exons ATGGATTTGGTTGGGGCAGTGAAGCTCTTCCTTCTCTGCTCTCTTCTGTGGCTCAGTGCAATCACTTCTTGTCAAG GCAAGGAAAATTCATCAGAATACCCGTACCCTTTTATCAGAAGAGCCAGCTCTTTCTCCTCATCATCACCTTCAGCTTCATTGAGCGGTTCCCATAACACTTATGACTATATAATTGTGGGAGGTGGCACAGCTGGGTGTCCCCTTGCTGCCACCCTCTCCCAAAACTTCAGTGTTCTATTACTGGAAAGAGGTGGTGCCCCTTTTGATAATGTAAATGTCTCATATTTAAAAAACTTCCACATTTCATTAGCAGACACTTCACCAACCTCTGCATCCCAAGCCTTCATCTCAACAGATGGGGTCTTTAATTCTAGGGCCAGAGTTTTGGGTGGTGGCACTTGCATCAATGCTGGCTTCTACACAAGAGCAAGCACAAG GTATATTGAAGAAGCAGGCTGGGATGCCAAGCTGGTGAATGAGTCATATCCCTGGATTGAGAGGCAAATTGTGCAGCAGCCGAAGCTTGCACCATGGCAGAAGGCACTGAGGGATGGCCTTTTGGAAGTTGGGATCTCGCCTTTCAATGGGTTCACCTTTGATCACTTGTATGGAACCAAGGTTGGTGGTACCATTTTTGATGAATTTGGCAAGCGTCACACTGCTGCCGATCTACTTGCTGAAGGGAACCCTGAGAAGCTTAGTGTCCTGATTTATGCAAAGGTTCAAAAGATCATGTTCAACACAACAG CAAAGCGGCCAAAGGCAGTGGGAGTCATCTTCAAGGATGAAAATGGTAACCAACATCAAGCCTTCCTTGCAGAAAGGCGAGGAAGTGAAATAATACTGTCATGCGGGGCAATTGGGAGTCCTCAAATGCTAATGCTAAGCGGCATTGGACCAAAGGCTGAGCTTAAGAAGTTCAACATTTCAGTGGTGCTCAACAATAGATTTGTTGGGAAAGGCTTGTCTGATAATCCCTTGAACACAGTTTTCGTTCCTACTGATAGACCAGTGGAGCAGTCCCTGATACAAACTGTAGGAATTACAAAGAGGGGTGTCTACATTGAAGCCAGCAGTGGATTTGGACAGTCCTCTGATAGCATTCGGTATGACCATGGAATGATGTCAGCAGAG ATTGGGCAGCTCTCTACTATTCCCCCAAGGCAAAGAACAGCACAGGCCATTCAAGACTATGCAGCAGGCAAGCAATTCTTGCCACACGAGGCATTCATGGGAGGCTTCATTCTAGAAAAGATAGCCAGCCCATTCTCAAAGGGCCACCTCAAGCTGATCAACACCAATGTTGATGACAACCCATCCATCACCTTCAACTACTTCAGCCATCCGTATGACCTACAACGATGTGTTGAAGGTATTCGCATGATGGAGAAGATTGTGAGAACACAACACTTCATGAACTACACCCAATGTGATGACACAACTTTGGATAAGCTGCTTAACATGAGTGTCAAGGCTAATATCAACCTTGTACCTAAACACACCAACGACACCAAGTCCATGGAGCAGTTCTGCAAAGACACTGTAATCACAATTTGGCACTACCATGGTGGATGCCATGTGGGCA